A window of Polaromonas hydrogenivorans contains these coding sequences:
- the hemP gene encoding hemin uptake protein HemP: MSQAQPHAIGASQKPASTASSPQAADSRPGCVDSTELLRGQKTVDISHNGLTYRLQATRLGKLILTK, encoded by the coding sequence ATGTCCCAAGCGCAACCCCATGCCATAGGCGCAAGCCAGAAACCGGCCTCGACCGCGTCAAGCCCCCAGGCTGCCGACAGCCGCCCTGGCTGCGTGGACAGCACCGAGTTGCTGCGCGGCCAAAAAACAGTGGACATCAGCCACAACGGCCTGACCTACCGCCTGCAGGCCACGCGTCTGGGCAAATTGATCCTGACCAAATAA
- a CDS encoding GlcG/HbpS family heme-binding protein produces the protein MKTKAVLEQADIKLIAAAAEAEALANNWAVTIAIVDDGGHLLHLQRLDGAAALSAHIAPAKANTAAMGRRESKTYEDIINGGRTSFLSAPYVQGMLEGGVPIVKDGQCIGAVGVSGVKSTEDAQIARAGIAAIGL, from the coding sequence ATGAAAACCAAAGCCGTGCTTGAACAGGCCGACATCAAACTCATCGCCGCAGCCGCCGAGGCTGAAGCCCTGGCCAACAACTGGGCCGTGACCATCGCCATCGTCGATGACGGCGGCCATTTGCTGCACCTGCAGCGCCTTGACGGCGCGGCGGCCCTGTCGGCCCACATTGCACCGGCCAAGGCCAACACCGCCGCCATGGGCCGCCGCGAGAGCAAGACCTATGAGGACATCATCAATGGCGGCCGCACGTCATTCCTGTCGGCGCCTTATGTCCAGGGCATGCTAGAAGGCGGCGTGCCCATCGTCAAGGACGGCCAGTGCATAGGTGCGGTCGGCGTCAGCGGCGTGAAGTCCACCGAAGATGCGCAGATTGCGCGCGCCGGCATTGCCGCCATCGGCTTGTAA
- a CDS encoding ExbD/TolR family protein, translating into MAFGTQDDTDEVMNEINMTPLVDVMLVLLIIFIITVPVMKHSVNIDLPRASNEQQLIKPETVRLSVDAEGSYYFNDAKITDEELALRLKAAAAQEPQPDLHIRGDKAVRYERVAQAMAAAQQAGVRKIGFITEPKN; encoded by the coding sequence ATGGCTTTCGGAACCCAGGACGACACCGACGAGGTGATGAACGAGATCAACATGACGCCGCTGGTCGATGTCATGCTGGTGCTGTTGATCATCTTCATCATCACCGTGCCGGTCATGAAGCATTCCGTCAACATCGACCTGCCGCGCGCCAGCAACGAGCAGCAGCTCATCAAGCCGGAAACGGTCCGGCTCAGCGTCGATGCCGAAGGCAGCTACTACTTCAACGACGCGAAAATCACCGACGAGGAACTGGCGCTCCGGCTGAAAGCGGCCGCCGCCCAGGAACCGCAGCCCGACCTGCACATCCGGGGCGACAAGGCCGTTCGCTACGAGCGCGTGGCGCAGGCCATGGCGGCGGCGCAACAGGCCGGCGTGCGCAAGATCGGCTTCATCACCGAACCGAAGAACTGA
- a CDS encoding Bax inhibitor-1/YccA family protein has translation MSDNVQRFGYAGLANSAEQRNKVMRNTYWLLALSMLPTIAGAWLGVATGITQALGGGLGLIVFLGGAFGFMYAIEKTKDSAAGVPVLLGFTFFMGLMLSRMIGMILGFSNGSQLIMTAMGGTAGVFAVMATLASVIKRDISGMGKWLFVGALVVMVGSIVNVFVGSTAGMMAISVAVIGIFSAYMLYDLKQILDGGETNYIRATLALYLDLFNVFQALLALLGIMGGERD, from the coding sequence ATGTCTGATAACGTCCAACGCTTCGGCTACGCCGGCCTGGCGAACTCGGCCGAACAGCGCAACAAGGTCATGCGCAACACTTACTGGCTGCTGGCCCTGAGCATGCTGCCGACGATTGCGGGCGCCTGGCTGGGCGTGGCCACCGGCATCACCCAGGCACTGGGTGGCGGCTTGGGCCTGATCGTTTTCCTGGGCGGCGCCTTCGGCTTCATGTATGCCATTGAAAAGACCAAGGACTCGGCAGCCGGCGTTCCGGTGCTGCTGGGCTTTACCTTCTTCATGGGCCTGATGCTGTCGCGCATGATCGGCATGATCCTGGGCTTCAGCAATGGCTCGCAGCTGATCATGACGGCCATGGGCGGCACGGCCGGCGTGTTTGCCGTCATGGCGACGCTGGCCAGCGTGATCAAGCGCGACATTTCCGGCATGGGCAAATGGCTGTTCGTCGGCGCGCTGGTCGTGATGGTGGGCTCCATCGTCAACGTCTTCGTCGGCTCCACGGCCGGCATGATGGCGATTTCGGTCGCGGTGATCGGCATTTTCAGCGCCTACATGCTGTATGACCTGAAGCAGATCCTGGACGGCGGCGAAACCAACTACATCCGCGCCACGCTGGCCCTGTACCTGGACCTGTTCAACGTGTTCCAGGCCTTG